In Phytoactinopolyspora mesophila, the following are encoded in one genomic region:
- a CDS encoding alpha/beta fold hydrolase, which yields MIYAFADCQLDVDRYELRFSGSVQPIEPQVFSLLAFLIRERARVVSKEEILDSVWGDRFVSGSALTSRIKAARHATGDDGSAQRVIRTVHGRGYQFVAPVEERASATHDTGPPAQQIRFCLGPDGVQLAYATTGDGPPLVKAANWLSHLDYDWHSPVWRHWNVELSRRFQLVRYDERGCGLSDWDVSRFSFDAWVDDLEAVVDAVGLETFSLLGISQGGPVAIAYAVRHPERVSHLVLLGAFAQGRRKRARTIEERELVETRISLVRLAWGRPDPSYRQIFAARFLPEGTQEEWRDFDELQRRSTSPENAWHFLDEFADIDVSEMAPQVGVPTLILCSRREPDDMFEQSRLLAGLIPGSRLVSLDSANHLLPERDPAWRRFLEEIDEFLPTRPAA from the coding sequence ATGATTTACGCCTTTGCCGACTGTCAGCTCGACGTCGATCGATATGAGCTCCGGTTTTCGGGCTCCGTGCAACCCATCGAGCCACAGGTGTTCAGCCTGCTGGCCTTCCTCATTCGCGAGCGGGCGCGGGTGGTGTCCAAGGAGGAGATCCTGGACTCCGTCTGGGGTGATCGATTCGTCAGCGGGTCCGCTCTCACCAGCCGGATCAAAGCAGCGCGACATGCCACCGGCGACGACGGCAGCGCACAACGTGTCATCCGCACCGTGCACGGTCGCGGCTATCAGTTCGTGGCGCCCGTCGAGGAGCGGGCCTCAGCCACCCATGACACCGGACCGCCCGCGCAGCAGATCCGTTTTTGTCTGGGGCCGGACGGCGTCCAGCTCGCGTACGCCACGACCGGCGACGGTCCACCGTTGGTCAAGGCGGCCAACTGGCTCAGCCATCTCGACTACGACTGGCACAGCCCGGTGTGGCGGCACTGGAACGTCGAGCTGTCTCGCCGTTTTCAGCTGGTCCGGTACGACGAGCGCGGCTGCGGCCTTTCGGACTGGGATGTCTCACGCTTCTCCTTCGACGCGTGGGTTGACGACCTCGAAGCCGTGGTCGACGCCGTCGGGCTCGAGACCTTCTCTTTGCTCGGTATTTCACAGGGCGGGCCGGTCGCCATCGCCTACGCCGTGCGCCACCCGGAGCGGGTCAGCCATCTCGTCCTGCTCGGCGCGTTCGCGCAGGGCCGCCGTAAGCGCGCCCGGACCATTGAGGAACGCGAGCTGGTGGAGACCCGCATCAGTCTTGTCCGGCTCGCCTGGGGCCGGCCGGATCCGAGCTACCGGCAGATCTTCGCCGCGCGTTTCCTGCCGGAGGGGACTCAGGAGGAATGGCGCGACTTCGACGAGTTGCAGCGGCGCTCGACATCGCCAGAGAATGCGTGGCATTTCCTCGACGAGTTCGCCGATATCGACGTCAGCGAAATGGCGCCGCAGGTTGGCGTGCCGACCCTCATCCTGTGCTCGCGCAGGGAACCGGACGACATGTTCGAACAGTCGCGGCTGCTCGCCGGGCTCATCCCGGGCAGCCGGCTGGTGTCGCTGGACAGCGCC
- a CDS encoding AzlC family ABC transporter permease: MASSYADTDADAPRHTARPADFLLGARAMLPWLAGVTPFGLVIGVSAAQADVSTLAGWLTGPLMAGGSAQIATIELLDAGAAPLVVVFSALIINLRLVLYSAAMAPHWRGRSRRWRAFAAYLLIDPSFAVGIARYEQPGDRSRADTYYVGGAVVLYATWFAAIAAGALVGAQLPAALQLEFVIPLFLAGEVVPKLAHRATRRAALTAAGVAAVATAIPLHLGLIVAIVAGLAAGLLAKEAAR, from the coding sequence ATGGCATCGAGCTATGCCGACACCGACGCCGACGCGCCGAGGCACACAGCACGCCCAGCCGACTTTCTCCTCGGTGCCCGCGCGATGCTCCCCTGGCTGGCCGGTGTCACCCCGTTCGGCCTGGTGATCGGGGTCAGCGCGGCACAGGCCGACGTCTCGACGCTCGCCGGGTGGCTGACCGGCCCGTTGATGGCCGGCGGCAGTGCTCAGATCGCGACGATCGAGCTGCTCGACGCCGGTGCCGCTCCGCTGGTGGTGGTGTTCAGTGCGCTGATCATCAACCTGCGGCTGGTGCTCTACTCCGCGGCGATGGCGCCACACTGGCGAGGCCGTTCACGGCGGTGGCGGGCGTTCGCCGCGTACCTGCTCATCGATCCGTCGTTCGCAGTCGGTATTGCCCGCTACGAACAGCCCGGGGATCGGTCCCGGGCGGACACGTACTACGTGGGCGGGGCCGTCGTGCTGTACGCGACCTGGTTCGCCGCGATCGCCGCGGGCGCGCTGGTCGGTGCGCAATTGCCCGCCGCGCTCCAGCTGGAATTCGTCATCCCGTTGTTCCTCGCGGGCGAGGTGGTGCCGAAGCTGGCCCACCGAGCCACCCGCCGTGCGGCTCTGACCGCGGCCGGCGTGGCCGCGGTGGCCACCGCGATCCCGCTGCATCTGGGCCTGATCGTGGCGATCGTCGCCGGCCTTGCGGCCGGTCTGCTGGCGAAGGAGGCCGCGCGATGA
- a CDS encoding AzlD domain-containing protein, with product MNVWLVIVVIGLGSYVFRISMVLLIDHFDLPEWLTRASGFVAPAAFAALAAGSVAAHVGDVDLLRAVPVLGAVTAAVVAVRLTRKSYVAVLAGMPVLWILTALVATS from the coding sequence ATGAACGTCTGGCTGGTGATCGTCGTCATCGGGCTCGGAAGCTACGTGTTCCGGATCAGCATGGTCCTGCTCATCGACCATTTCGACCTTCCCGAGTGGCTAACCCGCGCGTCGGGCTTCGTCGCACCCGCCGCGTTCGCGGCGCTGGCTGCTGGCAGCGTCGCCGCCCACGTGGGCGACGTCGATCTCCTCCGTGCCGTTCCAGTGCTCGGCGCGGTGACGGCGGCCGTCGTCGCCGTCCGGCTGACCCGCAAGTCCTACGTGGCGGTGCTGGCCGGCATGCCCGTGCTCTGGATCCTCACCGCCTTGGTGGCGACGTCATGA